In Hippocampus zosterae strain Florida chromosome 3, ASM2543408v3, whole genome shotgun sequence, a genomic segment contains:
- the parvg gene encoding gamma-parvin isoform X3 translates to MPLFIPWLFLPSLKPSEEGITVSTTAREGAMETDKSPDHNEAQEEDDTAVAAECFLVERTKIIQPASLKDSKLEKLKEVLLDWINSTLKAEHIVVQSLEDDLYDGLVLHHLLASLAGVHLPLEEIALTSSAQIRKLEVVMQELDKRLDRRAPKCDVSSIHKKDLLTTLHLLVAMVRHFQPELELPSDVKVQVAHVEVSGTGIRSDVRSEVLTGESSHSENLGSTHGDANQVEELLRMEAHEVALAKQALLGFVNTSVARLGLHVSDLDKQFSDGVILLLLIGQLEGFFIPLCDFRLTPVNHAQMLHNVSLALSLLTHLGLRVSSVQPQDVVAQDVAATLKVLYALFNKHAKQK, encoded by the exons ATGCCTTTATTTATTCCTTGGCTTTTTCTCCCTAGCCTTAAGCCATCGGAGGAG GGCATTACAGTATCAACTACTGCCAGAGAGGGCGCTATGGAAACGGATAAGTCTCCGGATCACAATGAAGCACAAGAAGAAGACGACACAGCCGTGGCTGCCGAATGCTTCCTGG TTGAGAGGACCAAGATTATTCAGCCGGCGTCTCTGAAAGACAGCAAACTGGAGAAGCTCAAGGAG gtGCTGCTGGATTGGATCAATAGCACTCTGAAAGCAGAGCACATCGTGGTTCAGAGTCTGGAAGACGATCTATACGACGGACTGGTTCTTCATCATCTTCTGG CCAGCTTGGCTGGCGTGCACTTACCCTTGGAAGAGATCGCACTGACCAGCTCGGCTCAGATCCGCAAGCTGGAAGTCGTAATGCAGGAGTTGGACAAGAGGCTGGACCGGCGCGCGCCCAAGTGTGACGTCAGCT CGATCCACAAGAAAGATCTCCTGACCACTCTCCATCtgctggttgccatggtgagACATTTCCAGCCCGAGCTGGAGTTACCCTCCGACGTGAAGGTTCAAGTCGCGCACGTGGAA GTGAGCGGGACGGGGATCCGATCAGATGTTCGAAGCGAAGTCCTGACAGGAGAGAG CAGCCATTCGGAGAACCTCGGCAGCACCCATG GGGACGCGAATCAAGTCGAGGAGCTGCTGAGGATGGAGGCTCACGAGGTCGCACTGGCGAAGCAG GCTCTACTTGGCTTTGTGAACACCAGCGTGGCCAGACTGGGCCTGCACGTGTCCGATCTAGACAAGCAG TTTTCCGACGGCGTgattctgctgctgctgattgGCCAACTGGAAGGTTTCTTCATTCCTCTCTGTGACTTCAGACTGACACCCGTCAACCACGCGCAGATG CTGCACAACGTGTCGCTAGCCCTGAGCCTCCTCACTCATTTGGGCCTGCGCGTGTCCTCGGTTCAACCACAAG ATGTCGTCGCTCAGGACGTGGCAGCCACACTGAAGGTCCTCTACGCTCTTTTCAACAAGCACGCAAAGCAAAAGTAG
- the parvg gene encoding gamma-parvin isoform X2: protein MHRFIYCCIPSILLLCLIFVSFIFHSHTFFAFSIFKCFELSGRQGITVSTTAREGAMETDKSPDHNEAQEEDDTAVAAECFLVERTKIIQPASLKDSKLEKLKEVLLDWINSTLKAEHIVVQSLEDDLYDGLVLHHLLASLAGVHLPLEEIALTSSAQIRKLEVVMQELDKRLDRRAPKCDVSSIHKKDLLTTLHLLVAMVRHFQPELELPSDVKVQVAHVEVSGTGIRSDVRSEVLTGESHSENLGSTHGDANQVEELLRMEAHEVALAKQALLGFVNTSVARLGLHVSDLDKQFSDGVILLLLIGQLEGFFIPLCDFRLTPVNHAQMLHNVSLALSLLTHLGLRVSSVQPQDVVAQDVAATLKVLYALFNKHAKQK from the exons ATGCATAGGTTTATTTATTGCTGTATTCCTagtattcttcttctttgtcttatatttgtttcttttatatttcattcgcacaccttttttgcattttccatttttaagtGCTTTGAGTTGAGTGGACGTCag GGCATTACAGTATCAACTACTGCCAGAGAGGGCGCTATGGAAACGGATAAGTCTCCGGATCACAATGAAGCACAAGAAGAAGACGACACAGCCGTGGCTGCCGAATGCTTCCTGG TTGAGAGGACCAAGATTATTCAGCCGGCGTCTCTGAAAGACAGCAAACTGGAGAAGCTCAAGGAG gtGCTGCTGGATTGGATCAATAGCACTCTGAAAGCAGAGCACATCGTGGTTCAGAGTCTGGAAGACGATCTATACGACGGACTGGTTCTTCATCATCTTCTGG CCAGCTTGGCTGGCGTGCACTTACCCTTGGAAGAGATCGCACTGACCAGCTCGGCTCAGATCCGCAAGCTGGAAGTCGTAATGCAGGAGTTGGACAAGAGGCTGGACCGGCGCGCGCCCAAGTGTGACGTCAGCT CGATCCACAAGAAAGATCTCCTGACCACTCTCCATCtgctggttgccatggtgagACATTTCCAGCCCGAGCTGGAGTTACCCTCCGACGTGAAGGTTCAAGTCGCGCACGTGGAA GTGAGCGGGACGGGGATCCGATCAGATGTTCGAAGCGAAGTCCTGACAGGAGAGAG CCATTCGGAGAACCTCGGCAGCACCCATG GGGACGCGAATCAAGTCGAGGAGCTGCTGAGGATGGAGGCTCACGAGGTCGCACTGGCGAAGCAG GCTCTACTTGGCTTTGTGAACACCAGCGTGGCCAGACTGGGCCTGCACGTGTCCGATCTAGACAAGCAG TTTTCCGACGGCGTgattctgctgctgctgattgGCCAACTGGAAGGTTTCTTCATTCCTCTCTGTGACTTCAGACTGACACCCGTCAACCACGCGCAGATG CTGCACAACGTGTCGCTAGCCCTGAGCCTCCTCACTCATTTGGGCCTGCGCGTGTCCTCGGTTCAACCACAAG ATGTCGTCGCTCAGGACGTGGCAGCCACACTGAAGGTCCTCTACGCTCTTTTCAACAAGCACGCAAAGCAAAAGTAG
- the parvg gene encoding gamma-parvin isoform X1 produces MHRFIYCCIPSILLLCLIFVSFIFHSHTFFAFSIFKCFELSGRQGITVSTTAREGAMETDKSPDHNEAQEEDDTAVAAECFLVERTKIIQPASLKDSKLEKLKEVLLDWINSTLKAEHIVVQSLEDDLYDGLVLHHLLASLAGVHLPLEEIALTSSAQIRKLEVVMQELDKRLDRRAPKCDVSSIHKKDLLTTLHLLVAMVRHFQPELELPSDVKVQVAHVEVSGTGIRSDVRSEVLTGESSHSENLGSTHGDANQVEELLRMEAHEVALAKQALLGFVNTSVARLGLHVSDLDKQFSDGVILLLLIGQLEGFFIPLCDFRLTPVNHAQMLHNVSLALSLLTHLGLRVSSVQPQDVVAQDVAATLKVLYALFNKHAKQK; encoded by the exons ATGCATAGGTTTATTTATTGCTGTATTCCTagtattcttcttctttgtcttatatttgtttcttttatatttcattcgcacaccttttttgcattttccatttttaagtGCTTTGAGTTGAGTGGACGTCag GGCATTACAGTATCAACTACTGCCAGAGAGGGCGCTATGGAAACGGATAAGTCTCCGGATCACAATGAAGCACAAGAAGAAGACGACACAGCCGTGGCTGCCGAATGCTTCCTGG TTGAGAGGACCAAGATTATTCAGCCGGCGTCTCTGAAAGACAGCAAACTGGAGAAGCTCAAGGAG gtGCTGCTGGATTGGATCAATAGCACTCTGAAAGCAGAGCACATCGTGGTTCAGAGTCTGGAAGACGATCTATACGACGGACTGGTTCTTCATCATCTTCTGG CCAGCTTGGCTGGCGTGCACTTACCCTTGGAAGAGATCGCACTGACCAGCTCGGCTCAGATCCGCAAGCTGGAAGTCGTAATGCAGGAGTTGGACAAGAGGCTGGACCGGCGCGCGCCCAAGTGTGACGTCAGCT CGATCCACAAGAAAGATCTCCTGACCACTCTCCATCtgctggttgccatggtgagACATTTCCAGCCCGAGCTGGAGTTACCCTCCGACGTGAAGGTTCAAGTCGCGCACGTGGAA GTGAGCGGGACGGGGATCCGATCAGATGTTCGAAGCGAAGTCCTGACAGGAGAGAG CAGCCATTCGGAGAACCTCGGCAGCACCCATG GGGACGCGAATCAAGTCGAGGAGCTGCTGAGGATGGAGGCTCACGAGGTCGCACTGGCGAAGCAG GCTCTACTTGGCTTTGTGAACACCAGCGTGGCCAGACTGGGCCTGCACGTGTCCGATCTAGACAAGCAG TTTTCCGACGGCGTgattctgctgctgctgattgGCCAACTGGAAGGTTTCTTCATTCCTCTCTGTGACTTCAGACTGACACCCGTCAACCACGCGCAGATG CTGCACAACGTGTCGCTAGCCCTGAGCCTCCTCACTCATTTGGGCCTGCGCGTGTCCTCGGTTCAACCACAAG ATGTCGTCGCTCAGGACGTGGCAGCCACACTGAAGGTCCTCTACGCTCTTTTCAACAAGCACGCAAAGCAAAAGTAG
- the parvg gene encoding gamma-parvin isoform X5 gives METDKSPDHNEAQEEDDTAVAAECFLVERTKIIQPASLKDSKLEKLKEVLLDWINSTLKAEHIVVQSLEDDLYDGLVLHHLLASLAGVHLPLEEIALTSSAQIRKLEVVMQELDKRLDRRAPKCDVSSIHKKDLLTTLHLLVAMVRHFQPELELPSDVKVQVAHVEVSGTGIRSDVRSEVLTGESSHSENLGSTHGDANQVEELLRMEAHEVALAKQALLGFVNTSVARLGLHVSDLDKQFSDGVILLLLIGQLEGFFIPLCDFRLTPVNHAQMLHNVSLALSLLTHLGLRVSSVQPQDVVAQDVAATLKVLYALFNKHAKQK, from the exons ATGGAAACGGATAAGTCTCCGGATCACAATGAAGCACAAGAAGAAGACGACACAGCCGTGGCTGCCGAATGCTTCCTGG TTGAGAGGACCAAGATTATTCAGCCGGCGTCTCTGAAAGACAGCAAACTGGAGAAGCTCAAGGAG gtGCTGCTGGATTGGATCAATAGCACTCTGAAAGCAGAGCACATCGTGGTTCAGAGTCTGGAAGACGATCTATACGACGGACTGGTTCTTCATCATCTTCTGG CCAGCTTGGCTGGCGTGCACTTACCCTTGGAAGAGATCGCACTGACCAGCTCGGCTCAGATCCGCAAGCTGGAAGTCGTAATGCAGGAGTTGGACAAGAGGCTGGACCGGCGCGCGCCCAAGTGTGACGTCAGCT CGATCCACAAGAAAGATCTCCTGACCACTCTCCATCtgctggttgccatggtgagACATTTCCAGCCCGAGCTGGAGTTACCCTCCGACGTGAAGGTTCAAGTCGCGCACGTGGAA GTGAGCGGGACGGGGATCCGATCAGATGTTCGAAGCGAAGTCCTGACAGGAGAGAG CAGCCATTCGGAGAACCTCGGCAGCACCCATG GGGACGCGAATCAAGTCGAGGAGCTGCTGAGGATGGAGGCTCACGAGGTCGCACTGGCGAAGCAG GCTCTACTTGGCTTTGTGAACACCAGCGTGGCCAGACTGGGCCTGCACGTGTCCGATCTAGACAAGCAG TTTTCCGACGGCGTgattctgctgctgctgattgGCCAACTGGAAGGTTTCTTCATTCCTCTCTGTGACTTCAGACTGACACCCGTCAACCACGCGCAGATG CTGCACAACGTGTCGCTAGCCCTGAGCCTCCTCACTCATTTGGGCCTGCGCGTGTCCTCGGTTCAACCACAAG ATGTCGTCGCTCAGGACGTGGCAGCCACACTGAAGGTCCTCTACGCTCTTTTCAACAAGCACGCAAAGCAAAAGTAG
- the parvg gene encoding gamma-parvin isoform X4 has product MHRFIYCCIPSILLLCLIFVSFIFHSHTFFAFSIFKCFELSGRQGITVSTTAREGAMETDKSPDHNEAQEEDDTAVAAECFLVERTKIIQPASLKDSKLEKLKEVLLDWINSTLKAEHIVVQSLEDDLYDGLVLHHLLASLAGVHLPLEEIALTSSAQIRKLEVVMQELDKRLDRRAPKCDVSSIHKKDLLTTLHLLVAMVRHFQPELELPSDVKVQVAHVEVSGTGIRSDVRSEVLTGESSHSENLGSTHGDANQVEELLRMEAHEVALAKQALLGFVNTSVARLGLHVSDLDKQFSDGVILLLLIGQLEGFFIPLCDFRLTPVNHAQMMSSLRTWQPH; this is encoded by the exons ATGCATAGGTTTATTTATTGCTGTATTCCTagtattcttcttctttgtcttatatttgtttcttttatatttcattcgcacaccttttttgcattttccatttttaagtGCTTTGAGTTGAGTGGACGTCag GGCATTACAGTATCAACTACTGCCAGAGAGGGCGCTATGGAAACGGATAAGTCTCCGGATCACAATGAAGCACAAGAAGAAGACGACACAGCCGTGGCTGCCGAATGCTTCCTGG TTGAGAGGACCAAGATTATTCAGCCGGCGTCTCTGAAAGACAGCAAACTGGAGAAGCTCAAGGAG gtGCTGCTGGATTGGATCAATAGCACTCTGAAAGCAGAGCACATCGTGGTTCAGAGTCTGGAAGACGATCTATACGACGGACTGGTTCTTCATCATCTTCTGG CCAGCTTGGCTGGCGTGCACTTACCCTTGGAAGAGATCGCACTGACCAGCTCGGCTCAGATCCGCAAGCTGGAAGTCGTAATGCAGGAGTTGGACAAGAGGCTGGACCGGCGCGCGCCCAAGTGTGACGTCAGCT CGATCCACAAGAAAGATCTCCTGACCACTCTCCATCtgctggttgccatggtgagACATTTCCAGCCCGAGCTGGAGTTACCCTCCGACGTGAAGGTTCAAGTCGCGCACGTGGAA GTGAGCGGGACGGGGATCCGATCAGATGTTCGAAGCGAAGTCCTGACAGGAGAGAG CAGCCATTCGGAGAACCTCGGCAGCACCCATG GGGACGCGAATCAAGTCGAGGAGCTGCTGAGGATGGAGGCTCACGAGGTCGCACTGGCGAAGCAG GCTCTACTTGGCTTTGTGAACACCAGCGTGGCCAGACTGGGCCTGCACGTGTCCGATCTAGACAAGCAG TTTTCCGACGGCGTgattctgctgctgctgattgGCCAACTGGAAGGTTTCTTCATTCCTCTCTGTGACTTCAGACTGACACCCGTCAACCACGCGCAGATG ATGTCGTCGCTCAGGACGTGGCAGCCACACTGA
- the parvg gene encoding gamma-parvin isoform X6: MHRFIYCCIPSILLLCLIFVSFIFHSHTFFAFSIFKCFELSGRQGITVSTTAREGAMETDKSPDHNEAQEEDDTAVAAECFLVERTKIIQPASLKDSKLEKLKEVLLDWINSTLKAEHIVVQSLEDDLYDGLVLHHLLASLAGVHLPLEEIALTSSAQIRKLEVVMQELDKRLDRRAPKCDVSSIHKKDLLTTLHLLVAMVRHFQPELELPSDVKVQVAHVEVSGTGIRSDVRSEVLTGESSHSENLGSTHGDANQVEELLRMEAHEVALAKQALLNLFIFCGIEFLRPDAHKRVLMVLQSAHFCN, translated from the exons ATGCATAGGTTTATTTATTGCTGTATTCCTagtattcttcttctttgtcttatatttgtttcttttatatttcattcgcacaccttttttgcattttccatttttaagtGCTTTGAGTTGAGTGGACGTCag GGCATTACAGTATCAACTACTGCCAGAGAGGGCGCTATGGAAACGGATAAGTCTCCGGATCACAATGAAGCACAAGAAGAAGACGACACAGCCGTGGCTGCCGAATGCTTCCTGG TTGAGAGGACCAAGATTATTCAGCCGGCGTCTCTGAAAGACAGCAAACTGGAGAAGCTCAAGGAG gtGCTGCTGGATTGGATCAATAGCACTCTGAAAGCAGAGCACATCGTGGTTCAGAGTCTGGAAGACGATCTATACGACGGACTGGTTCTTCATCATCTTCTGG CCAGCTTGGCTGGCGTGCACTTACCCTTGGAAGAGATCGCACTGACCAGCTCGGCTCAGATCCGCAAGCTGGAAGTCGTAATGCAGGAGTTGGACAAGAGGCTGGACCGGCGCGCGCCCAAGTGTGACGTCAGCT CGATCCACAAGAAAGATCTCCTGACCACTCTCCATCtgctggttgccatggtgagACATTTCCAGCCCGAGCTGGAGTTACCCTCCGACGTGAAGGTTCAAGTCGCGCACGTGGAA GTGAGCGGGACGGGGATCCGATCAGATGTTCGAAGCGAAGTCCTGACAGGAGAGAG CAGCCATTCGGAGAACCTCGGCAGCACCCATG GGGACGCGAATCAAGTCGAGGAGCTGCTGAGGATGGAGGCTCACGAGGTCGCACTGGCGAAGCAG GCCTTGTTGAACCTTTTCATCTTTTGTGGCATCGAGTTTTTGAGGCCCGACGCCCATAAACGTGTGTTAATGGTGTTGCAGAGTGCACATTTCTGCAACTAG
- the parvb gene encoding beta-parvin isoform X2 yields MAGLLCGTKRKKPVSDLHEEGKNAINAPMLPSGTDVHPEDTLLEENAERIMLDPTSRDDPKFKDLLKVLIDWINSELEEDRIIVKDLEEDCYDGQVLQKLFEKLSGRKLNVAEVTQSEIGQKQKLQTVLEAVNELLRPHGWSIEWSVDSIHCKNLVAIVHLLVSLAMHFQAAIRLPEHVSVRVVVVKKREGILQTALVNKELTSTTEMMMGRFERDAFDTLLDHAPDKLNVVKTSLITFVNKHLNKLNLEVTELESQFADGVYLILLMGLLEDYFVPLYNFFLTPENFDQKVHNVAFAFELMQDGGLKKPKARPEDVVNLNLKSTLRVLYNLFTNYKNSE; encoded by the exons ATGGCGGGGCTGCTTTGTGGAACCAAGAGGAAGAAACCAG TGAGTGACCTCCACGAGGAAGGCAAAAATGCCATCAACGCTCCAATGCTCCCGTCTGGGACGGACGTCCATCCCGAGGACACTCTGCTGG AGGAGAACGCTGAGAGGATCATGCTGGACCCGACGTCACGGGATGACCCCAAGTTTAAAGATTTGCTGAAG GTGCTCATTGACTGGATCAACAGTGAGCTGGAGGAGGACAGGATCATCGTGAAAGACCTGGAGGAAGACTGCTATGACGGACAAGTGCTGCAGAAGCTTTTTG AAAAACTGTCTGGCCGGAAGCTGAATGTGGCCGAGGTGACCCAGTCGGAGATCGGCCAGAAGCAGAAGCTCCAGACGGTTCTGGAGGCCGTAAACGAGCTGCTGCGTCCTCACGGCTGGTCCATCGAGTGGAGCGTCGACT CCATCCACTGCAAAAACCTGGTGGCAATCGTGCACCTGCTGGTGTCTTTGGCCATGCACTTCCAGGCGGCCATCAGGCTGCCCGAGCACGTCTCAgtcagggtggtggtggtgaag AAGCGAGAAGGCATCCTGCAGACCGCCCTTGTCAACAAGGAGCTGACCAGCACCACCGA AATGATGATGGGAAGATTtg AAAGAGATGCTTTTGACACGCTTCTGGATCACGCGCCCGATAAACTCAATGTGGTCAAAACG TCGCTCATCACCTTTGTGAACAAGCACTTAAACAAGTTGAACCTGGAAGTCACTGAGCTGGAATCTCAG TTTGCTGATGGTGTTTACCTGATCCTCTTGATGGGGCTGTTGGAGGACTACTTCGTGCCTCTCTACAACTTTTTCCTCACCCCGGAGAACTTCGACCAGAAG GTCCACAATGTGGCATTCGCATTTGAGCTCATGCAGGATGGCGGCCTGAAAAAGCCCAAAGCCAGACCAGAAG ATGTGGTCAACTTGAACCTCAAGTCCACCCTCAGAGTCCTCTACAACCTCTTCACCAATTACAAGAACTCTGAGTGA
- the parvb gene encoding beta-parvin isoform X3, whose product MMTANLSDLHEEGKNAINAPMLPSGTDVHPEDTLLEENAERIMLDPTSRDDPKFKDLLKVLIDWINSELEEDRIIVKDLEEDCYDGQVLQKLFEKLSGRKLNVAEVTQSEIGQKQKLQTVLEAVNELLRPHGWSIEWSVDSIHCKNLVAIVHLLVSLAMHFQAAIRLPEHVSVRVVVVKKREGILQTALVNKELTSTTEMMMGRFERDAFDTLLDHAPDKLNVVKTSLITFVNKHLNKLNLEVTELESQFADGVYLILLMGLLEDYFVPLYNFFLTPENFDQKVHNVAFAFELMQDGGLKKPKARPEDVVNLNLKSTLRVLYNLFTNYKNSE is encoded by the exons TGAGTGACCTCCACGAGGAAGGCAAAAATGCCATCAACGCTCCAATGCTCCCGTCTGGGACGGACGTCCATCCCGAGGACACTCTGCTGG AGGAGAACGCTGAGAGGATCATGCTGGACCCGACGTCACGGGATGACCCCAAGTTTAAAGATTTGCTGAAG GTGCTCATTGACTGGATCAACAGTGAGCTGGAGGAGGACAGGATCATCGTGAAAGACCTGGAGGAAGACTGCTATGACGGACAAGTGCTGCAGAAGCTTTTTG AAAAACTGTCTGGCCGGAAGCTGAATGTGGCCGAGGTGACCCAGTCGGAGATCGGCCAGAAGCAGAAGCTCCAGACGGTTCTGGAGGCCGTAAACGAGCTGCTGCGTCCTCACGGCTGGTCCATCGAGTGGAGCGTCGACT CCATCCACTGCAAAAACCTGGTGGCAATCGTGCACCTGCTGGTGTCTTTGGCCATGCACTTCCAGGCGGCCATCAGGCTGCCCGAGCACGTCTCAgtcagggtggtggtggtgaag AAGCGAGAAGGCATCCTGCAGACCGCCCTTGTCAACAAGGAGCTGACCAGCACCACCGA AATGATGATGGGAAGATTtg AAAGAGATGCTTTTGACACGCTTCTGGATCACGCGCCCGATAAACTCAATGTGGTCAAAACG TCGCTCATCACCTTTGTGAACAAGCACTTAAACAAGTTGAACCTGGAAGTCACTGAGCTGGAATCTCAG TTTGCTGATGGTGTTTACCTGATCCTCTTGATGGGGCTGTTGGAGGACTACTTCGTGCCTCTCTACAACTTTTTCCTCACCCCGGAGAACTTCGACCAGAAG GTCCACAATGTGGCATTCGCATTTGAGCTCATGCAGGATGGCGGCCTGAAAAAGCCCAAAGCCAGACCAGAAG ATGTGGTCAACTTGAACCTCAAGTCCACCCTCAGAGTCCTCTACAACCTCTTCACCAATTACAAGAACTCTGAGTGA
- the parvb gene encoding beta-parvin isoform X1, with translation MSASSQSAKSKKDESFLGRLGGTLVRRKKATEVSDLHEEGKNAINAPMLPSGTDVHPEDTLLEENAERIMLDPTSRDDPKFKDLLKVLIDWINSELEEDRIIVKDLEEDCYDGQVLQKLFEKLSGRKLNVAEVTQSEIGQKQKLQTVLEAVNELLRPHGWSIEWSVDSIHCKNLVAIVHLLVSLAMHFQAAIRLPEHVSVRVVVVKKREGILQTALVNKELTSTTEMMMGRFERDAFDTLLDHAPDKLNVVKTSLITFVNKHLNKLNLEVTELESQFADGVYLILLMGLLEDYFVPLYNFFLTPENFDQKVHNVAFAFELMQDGGLKKPKARPEDVVNLNLKSTLRVLYNLFTNYKNSE, from the exons TGAGTGACCTCCACGAGGAAGGCAAAAATGCCATCAACGCTCCAATGCTCCCGTCTGGGACGGACGTCCATCCCGAGGACACTCTGCTGG AGGAGAACGCTGAGAGGATCATGCTGGACCCGACGTCACGGGATGACCCCAAGTTTAAAGATTTGCTGAAG GTGCTCATTGACTGGATCAACAGTGAGCTGGAGGAGGACAGGATCATCGTGAAAGACCTGGAGGAAGACTGCTATGACGGACAAGTGCTGCAGAAGCTTTTTG AAAAACTGTCTGGCCGGAAGCTGAATGTGGCCGAGGTGACCCAGTCGGAGATCGGCCAGAAGCAGAAGCTCCAGACGGTTCTGGAGGCCGTAAACGAGCTGCTGCGTCCTCACGGCTGGTCCATCGAGTGGAGCGTCGACT CCATCCACTGCAAAAACCTGGTGGCAATCGTGCACCTGCTGGTGTCTTTGGCCATGCACTTCCAGGCGGCCATCAGGCTGCCCGAGCACGTCTCAgtcagggtggtggtggtgaag AAGCGAGAAGGCATCCTGCAGACCGCCCTTGTCAACAAGGAGCTGACCAGCACCACCGA AATGATGATGGGAAGATTtg AAAGAGATGCTTTTGACACGCTTCTGGATCACGCGCCCGATAAACTCAATGTGGTCAAAACG TCGCTCATCACCTTTGTGAACAAGCACTTAAACAAGTTGAACCTGGAAGTCACTGAGCTGGAATCTCAG TTTGCTGATGGTGTTTACCTGATCCTCTTGATGGGGCTGTTGGAGGACTACTTCGTGCCTCTCTACAACTTTTTCCTCACCCCGGAGAACTTCGACCAGAAG GTCCACAATGTGGCATTCGCATTTGAGCTCATGCAGGATGGCGGCCTGAAAAAGCCCAAAGCCAGACCAGAAG ATGTGGTCAACTTGAACCTCAAGTCCACCCTCAGAGTCCTCTACAACCTCTTCACCAATTACAAGAACTCTGAGTGA